One genomic window of Camelina sativa cultivar DH55 chromosome 5, Cs, whole genome shotgun sequence includes the following:
- the LOC104784864 gene encoding trihelix transcription factor ASIL2-like → MSDPDSPMNHDPIPDPSPVRIQSSPPSALVPPSLSSPAQDDASAEPVSVTDLKSASVPSKNSRRLPPPCWSLEETVALIDGYRDKWYALNRGNLKANHWEEVAEAVGVSCPDVTPKKTAVQCRHKMEKLRKRYRTEIQRARSVPVARFISSWVHFKRMEAMENRPEIIKQGNESGDDEDHDDGNYTARYQFKNGGGGGSVARTTPRFFNRNGTAGSGSSSGGIRIRIPTGVSLAQPGPRFAGKIDQKYTASPSSNPRPARGLGVGSSYSARVGRVPEGGGGGGKRGREMMMKTEEDDGDGNGNGNDPMVEIASAIKLLGDTMLRTEQTRMEMTREIEAMRMETEMKRTKMILESQQRIVEAFAKTIAENNTEEEKMKKKARRMAAADSLD, encoded by the coding sequence ATGTCCGATCCGGATTCTCCGATGAACCACGATCCAATTCCGGATCCATCACCGGTTCGGATCCAATCGTCTCCACCGTCAGCTCTCGTCCCGCCATCATTATCTTCTCCCGCTCAAGACGATGCCTCAGCGGAACCGGTTTCCGTCACAGATCTGAAGAGCGCCTCCGTCCCCTCCAAGAACTCTAGGCGGTTACCTCCGCCGTGCTGGTCGCTTGAAGAGACGGTTGCGCTAATTGACGGATACAGAGACAAATGGTACGCTCTAAACCGTGGAAACCTAAAGGCGAATCACTGGGAAGAAGTCGCAGAAGCGGTTGGTGTTAGTTGCCCGGACGTGACGCCGAAGAAAACAGCGGTTCAGTGCCGTCACAAGATGGAGAAGCTTCGTAAAAGGTACCGAACTGAGATACAGAGAGCTAGATCTGTGCCGGTGGCGAGGTTTATATCGTCTTGGGTTCATTTTAAGCGTATGGAAGCTATGGAGAATAGACCAGAGATCATCAAACAAGGTAACGAAAGTGGTGACGATGAGGATCACGACGACGGGAATTACACAGCTCGGTATCAGTTTAAAAACGGCGGAGGAGGTGGATCAGTGGCGAGGACGACGCCGAGGTTCTTTAATAGGAATGGTACGGCTGGATCTGGTAGTAGTAGCGGCGGGATTCGAATTAGGATACCGACTGGAGTGAGTTTAGCACAGCCAGGTCCGAGATTTGCCGGTAAGATTGATCAGAAATACACGGCGAGTCCGAGTTCAAATCCGAGACCTGCTCGTGGTTTAGGAGTAGGATCTAGTTACAGTGCTAGGGTTGGTAGAGTTcctgaaggaggaggaggaggagggaagagagggagagagatgatgatgaagacggaGGAGGATGATGGTGATGGTAATGGTAATGGTAATGATCCAATGGTGGAGATAGCGAGTGCGATTAAGCTGCTTGGAGATACGATGTTGAGAACAGAGCAGACGAGAATGGAGATGACTAGAGAGATAGAAGCGATGAGGATGGAGACAGAGATGAAGAGGACGAAGATGATATTGGAATCGCAGCAACGAATCGTGGAAGCGTTTGCTAAAACCATTGCAGAGAATAAtacggaggaggagaagatgaagaagaaagctaGAAGAATGGCTGCTGCTGACTCTCTTGATTGA
- the LOC104784865 gene encoding nucleolin isoform X1 gives MPPKVVKRGGAARRGGRVTRSAVKAQSTPMESAHDESVNIGELSGSDAVDAKEVDETLEEENPLDGTKPSDSINDSVASANPNDVVPSKKEIKDSVDDFGKDERLDLDDNEPEYEAEEYGGEEFEERELGQEDIELVNEEEEELHEEIEVEEEGGEFEDEIGDGPEELESEHDDEHEHANEDVKHGGDTVDVEEEEHHDVLHERRKRKEFEIFVGNLDRGATEDDLKKVFGHVGEVTEIRILKNPLTKKSKGSAFLRFATVEQAKRAVKELKSPMINGKKCGVTASQDNDTLFIGNICKAWTLEALREKLKHYGVENVDDITLVEDSNNVNMNRGYAFLEFSSRSDATDAHKRLLKKDVVFGVEKPAKVSFADSFLDPEDEIMAQVKTIFIDGLSPSWNEERVRDLLKRYGKLEKIELARNMPSARRKDFGFVTFDTHDAAMSCAKFINNSELGEGEDKAKVRARLSRPLQKAGKSRQSSRSDQRSRHGTGRSGRSSFARLPPRSLPSSRSARGVGSRAPSSSAKRAAGSRGRRPRPPLPPPARVRPLPPPARSYDRRPPVPLYPKASLKRDYGRRDDLPPPRSRPAVSYSSRLSPERHLSYRDDYAPRGSGYLDLPRSSSRSEMRRPFVDDPYSSRFERPPSYSEGRPRAYEPLPGSKRPYAALDDVPPRYADVDVRHSRARLDYDVGPSQYGESYGDRIPRSSLGYGSSRNSMSSHDSRGPYSSRQGMDYGGGSYSGSDVGGMYSSSSYGGDLPRRDGGGSSYSSIYSSRGLGGSSYSGGGPGSYY, from the exons ATGCCACCGAAGGTTGTGAAAAGGGGAGGCGCCGCGAGAAGAGGCGGGAGGGTAACGAGATCGGCGGTCAAGGCTCAGAGTACGCCGATGGAATCTGCCCACGATGAATCTGTTAATATCGGTGAGCTATCTGGCTCCGATGCTGTGGATGCGAAGGAGGTAGATGAAACTTTGGAGGAAGAGAATCCATTAGATGGGACGAAGCCATCGGATTCAATTAATGATTCTGTAGCTTCAGCGAATCCGAATGATGTTGTTCCGTCGAAAA AGGAGATAAAGGATTCTGTGGATGATTTCGGAAAAGATGAAAGATTGGATTTAGATGACAATGAACCAGAGTATGAGGCTGAAGAATATGGCGGGGAGGAGTTTGAAGAGAGAGAATTGGGACAGGAGGATATTGAGTTAGttaacgaggaagaagaagagctgcACGAGGAGATTGAGGTCGAGGAGGAAGGTGGTGAGTTTGAAGACGAGATTGGAGATGGTCCCGAGGAGCTTGAGAGTGAGCATGATGATGAGCATGAGCATGCTAATGAAGATGTCAAACATGGAGGAGACACTGTcgatgtggaagaagaagagcatcATGATGTTCTCCATGAGAGACGTAAGCGTAAGGAGTTCGAAATATTTGTTGGAAATTTGGACAGAGGTGCTACCGAGGACGACTTGAAGAAAGTGTTTGGTCATGTGGGCGAGGTGACTGAAATTAGGATTTTGAAGAATCCTCTGACAAAGAAGAGCAAGGGTTCTGCTTTCTTGCGTTTTGCAACTGTGGAACAGGCAAAACGAGCTGTTAAAGAGCTTAAAAGTCCAATG ATCAATGGTAAAAAGTGTGGTGTGACTGCAAGCCAGGATAATGATACCCTCTTCATTGGTAACATATGCAAGGCATGGACCCTAGAAGCT TTGAGGGAGAAGCTGAAACACTATGGAGTTGAGAATGTGGATGATATAACGTTGGTAGAGGACAGCAACAATGTCAACATGAATCGAGGGTATGCCTTCTTGGAATTCTCATCTCGCTCAGATGCCACGGATGCTCACAAACGTCTCCTCAAGAAAGATGTGGTGTTTGGAGTTGAGAAGCCTGCAAAGGTCTCTTTTGCTGATTCTTTCTTAGACCCAGAAGATGAGATAATGGCGCAG GTTAAGACTATCTTCATTGATGGTCTTTCACCTTCATGGAATGAAGAACGTGTTAGAGACCTTCTGAAAAGATATGGTAAACTAGAAAAGATTGAGCTTGCTCGCAATATGCCATCAGCAAGGAGGAAAGACTTTGGCTTTGTAACTTTTGATACTCATGATGCTGCTATGAGCTGTGCCAAATTCATCAACAACTCAGAGCTAGGCGAAGGGGAGGACAAG GCAAAAGTGAGAGCACGCTTATCTAGACCACTTCAGAAAGCAGGTAAAAGCAGGCAGTCCAGTCGCTCAGACCAGCGGTCTAGGCATGGGACTGGACGGTCTGGAAGGAGTTCATTTGCTCGTCTTCCACCCCGTAGCCTTCCTTCCTCTCGGAGTGCTAGAGGCGTTGGATCTCGGGCCCCATCTTCTAGTGCAAAGAGAGCGGCTGGATCAAGGGGAAGACGTCCACGCCCACCTCTACCTCCGCCTGCAAGAGTCAGGCCCTTGCCACCACCTGCTAGGTCATATGATAGAAGACCTCCAG TTCCTCTGTATCCAAAGGCTAGCTTGAAGAGGGACTATGGTCGGCGTGATGATCTTCCTCCTCCAAGAAGCAGACCAGCTGTGAGCTATAGTTCAAGGCTTTCTCCTGAGAGACATCTGTCCTACAGAGATGATTATGCACCTCGTGGCTCTGGTTATTTAGATCTTCCTAGAAGTTCGTCTCGCTCTGAAATGAGGAGGCCGTTCGTGGATGACCCTTACAGTTCAAGATTTGAAAGACCTCCCAGTTACAGTGAAGGAAGACCTCGCGCTTATGAACCTCTTCCTGGATCAAAGCGTCCATATGCTGCATTG GATGACGTTCCCCCTCGTTATGCTGATGTCGATGTTCGTCATTCAAGAGCCCGTCTGGACTATGATGTTGGCCCTTCTCAATATGGGGAATCCTATGGGGACCG GATTCCTAGATCTAGTCTAGGATATGGAAGCAGCCGAAATTCTATGTCAAGTCATGACTCGCGTGGCCCATACAGCAGTCGTCAAGGAATGGATTATGGAGGAG GTTCTTATAGTGGCAGCGATGTAGGAGGAATGTACTCCTCTAGTAGCTATGGTGGTGACCTACCCAGAAGAGAT GGAGGAGGTAGCTCGTATTCTTCAATTTACTCAAGCCGTGGCTTGGGTGGTAGTAGTTACTCTGGTGGTGGTCCAGGATCATACTACTAA
- the LOC104784865 gene encoding RNA binding motif protein, X-linked-like-1 isoform X2, protein MMLFRRKVKTIFIDGLSPSWNEERVRDLLKRYGKLEKIELARNMPSARRKDFGFVTFDTHDAAMSCAKFINNSELGEGEDKAKVRARLSRPLQKAGKSRQSSRSDQRSRHGTGRSGRSSFARLPPRSLPSSRSARGVGSRAPSSSAKRAAGSRGRRPRPPLPPPARVRPLPPPARSYDRRPPVPLYPKASLKRDYGRRDDLPPPRSRPAVSYSSRLSPERHLSYRDDYAPRGSGYLDLPRSSSRSEMRRPFVDDPYSSRFERPPSYSEGRPRAYEPLPGSKRPYAALDDVPPRYADVDVRHSRARLDYDVGPSQYGESYGDRIPRSSLGYGSSRNSMSSHDSRGPYSSRQGMDYGGGSYSGSDVGGMYSSSSYGGDLPRRDGGGSSYSSIYSSRGLGGSSYSGGGPGSYY, encoded by the exons ATGATGTTGTTCCGTCGAAAA GTTAAGACTATCTTCATTGATGGTCTTTCACCTTCATGGAATGAAGAACGTGTTAGAGACCTTCTGAAAAGATATGGTAAACTAGAAAAGATTGAGCTTGCTCGCAATATGCCATCAGCAAGGAGGAAAGACTTTGGCTTTGTAACTTTTGATACTCATGATGCTGCTATGAGCTGTGCCAAATTCATCAACAACTCAGAGCTAGGCGAAGGGGAGGACAAG GCAAAAGTGAGAGCACGCTTATCTAGACCACTTCAGAAAGCAGGTAAAAGCAGGCAGTCCAGTCGCTCAGACCAGCGGTCTAGGCATGGGACTGGACGGTCTGGAAGGAGTTCATTTGCTCGTCTTCCACCCCGTAGCCTTCCTTCCTCTCGGAGTGCTAGAGGCGTTGGATCTCGGGCCCCATCTTCTAGTGCAAAGAGAGCGGCTGGATCAAGGGGAAGACGTCCACGCCCACCTCTACCTCCGCCTGCAAGAGTCAGGCCCTTGCCACCACCTGCTAGGTCATATGATAGAAGACCTCCAG TTCCTCTGTATCCAAAGGCTAGCTTGAAGAGGGACTATGGTCGGCGTGATGATCTTCCTCCTCCAAGAAGCAGACCAGCTGTGAGCTATAGTTCAAGGCTTTCTCCTGAGAGACATCTGTCCTACAGAGATGATTATGCACCTCGTGGCTCTGGTTATTTAGATCTTCCTAGAAGTTCGTCTCGCTCTGAAATGAGGAGGCCGTTCGTGGATGACCCTTACAGTTCAAGATTTGAAAGACCTCCCAGTTACAGTGAAGGAAGACCTCGCGCTTATGAACCTCTTCCTGGATCAAAGCGTCCATATGCTGCATTG GATGACGTTCCCCCTCGTTATGCTGATGTCGATGTTCGTCATTCAAGAGCCCGTCTGGACTATGATGTTGGCCCTTCTCAATATGGGGAATCCTATGGGGACCG GATTCCTAGATCTAGTCTAGGATATGGAAGCAGCCGAAATTCTATGTCAAGTCATGACTCGCGTGGCCCATACAGCAGTCGTCAAGGAATGGATTATGGAGGAG GTTCTTATAGTGGCAGCGATGTAGGAGGAATGTACTCCTCTAGTAGCTATGGTGGTGACCTACCCAGAAGAGAT GGAGGAGGTAGCTCGTATTCTTCAATTTACTCAAGCCGTGGCTTGGGTGGTAGTAGTTACTCTGGTGGTGGTCCAGGATCATACTACTAA
- the LOC104788766 gene encoding F-box/kelch-repeat protein At2g44700-like, protein MKSICILKTYHWFNLRRVEDSTTENVLDSVDFSFLPEPCRCSSSVVAFGPEMFFIPGTKDGSSSFRIFDTQSGKVRQEPRMLVNRTYNCVGIVGGKIYVIGGFRGNDISAESFDLKTQAWETAPSPHDKESLIWIHGTGASLDRKVCAVSFFRGQLTCYDTRDGSCETSQMSFSRWWKIGVCVIENVLYVYFFSYGLMWYDTELKLWTLVHGLDLGEAQGVAMSEYYEKLAFLWEKPSLVSSESKEIWCRMIGLARSEAKINGSAEPSQLLRIVPRTFSFHHCLSVG, encoded by the coding sequence ATGAAGAGTATCTGCATACTCAAGACTTATCACTGGTTCAATCTCCGCAGGGTTGAGGACAGTACGACTGAGAATGTCTTGGACTCCGTCGATTTCTCTTTCCTTCCCGAGCCTTGTCGTTGCTCTTCTTCCGTCGTCGCCTTCGGTCCTGAGATGTTCTTCATTCCCGGAACTAAGGATGGCTCATCAAGCTTTAGGATCTTTGACACCCAATCCGGAAAGGTTCGTCAAGAACCTCGTATGCTAGTGAACCGAACGTACAATTGCGTAGGAATAGTCGGCGGTAAGATCTATGTGATCGGAGGATTCAGAGGAAACGATATTTCAGCGGAAAGCTTTGATCTAAAGACGCAAGCTTGGGAAACAGCTCCGAGTCCCCATGACAAAGAAAGTCTCATATGGATTCATGGGACAGGTGCTTCACTAGACAGAAAGGTTTGTGCTGTAAGCTTTTTTCGAGGCCAGCTGACATGTTACGATACTAGAGATGGTTCTTGTGAGACATCCCAGATGTCTTTTAGCAGATGGTGGAAGATAGGAGTGTGTGTTATAGAAAATGTGCTCTACGTTTACTTCTTTAGTTACGGTTTAATGTGGTATGACACTGAACTGAAGCTATGGACATTGGTTCATGGTTTGGATCTTGGCGAAGCTCAAGGCGTTGCAATGTCTGAATACTATGAGAAGTTGGCGTTTCTATGGGAGAAACCTAGTCTTGTTAGTAGTGAAAGCAAAGAGATTTGGTGTAGAATGATTGGTTTGGCTAGGAGTGAAGCAAAAATCAATGGATCTGCAGAACCATCTCAACTTCTCAGGATTGTTCCTCGCACCTTTAGTTTTCACCATTGTCTGTCGGTTGGTTAA
- the LOC104788767 gene encoding F-box/kelch-repeat protein At2g44700-like gives MSNLAVSNGGEPPRKTNQPPPTSFSSLPFDIVLNVLARVPKRYYPILRCVCKSLRSLLRSPEIQKTRSLLGKDSLFICFTDRSTDPKTPHWFTLRRIENSTTDENVVDSIEVPRGLSLSTIVVGHEIFAIRSTNLLIFDTQSRELREGPSLLVKRPSNSVGLIGGKIYVIGGHREDSIPAQVFDLKTQTWEAAPIPEADGRFVWSCAANFSLDRKVCALSSGRGTTCYDPRDGSCETFELPDGYRWKTGVCVIDNVLFVYFFRYGLMWYDTQLRLWRVVYGLDIGKAGSVAMAEYYGKLAFLWVNRSLLCPESKEIWCRMIGLDRNESGTHGTAEPSQLLWIVPRDYNMCRCLSLG, from the coding sequence ATGTCAAACCTCGCCGTCTCTAACGGCGGCGAACCACCGCGAAAAACCAACCAACCACCACCGACATCGTTTTCGTCGCTACCATTCGACATCGTGTTGAACGTCTTAGCCCGTGTCCCAAAAAGGTATTACCCAATCCTCCGTTGCGTATGCAAGAGCTTGAGGAGTCTACTTCGCTCGCCTGAGATTCAAAAGACTCGATCTTTACTCGGAAAGGATTCGCTTTTTATATGCTTCACGGACAGATCTACAGACCCCAAGACTCCTCACTGGTTCACTCTCCGCAGGATTGAAAACAGTACGACTGATGAGAATGTCGTCGACTCCATCGAAGTCCCTCGTGGTCTCTCTCTTTCAACCATCGTGGTTGGTCATGAGATTTTCGCCATTCGCTCAACAAATCTCTTGATCTTTGATACCCAATCTAGAGAGCTTCGTGAAGGACCTAGTTTGCTAGTGAAGCGACCATCCAATAGCGTAGGACTAATCGGCGGTAAGATCTATGTGATCGGTGGTCACAGGGAAGACAGCATTCCAGCGCAAGTATTTGACTTAAAGACGCAAACTTGGGAAGCAGCGCCGATTCCTGAGGCAGATGGGAGATTTGTATGGAGCTGTGCGGCGAATTTTTCACTAGACAGGAAGGTTTGTGCTTTAAGCTCTGGTCGAGGCACGACTTGTTACGATCCTAGAGATGGTTCTTGTGAGACGTTTGAGTTGCCTGATGGCTATAGGTGGAAGACAGGAGTGTGTGTTATAGACAATGTGCTCTTCGTTTACTTCTTTCGTTACGGTTTAATGTGGTATGACACTCAACTGAGGCTATGGAGAGTGGTTTATGGTTTGGATATTGGCAAAGCTGGAAGCGTTGCAATGGCTGAATACTATGGGAAGTTGGCTTTTCTATGGGTGAATCGAAGTCTTCTTTGTCCTGAAAGCAAAGAGATTTGGTGTAGAATGATTGGTTTGGATAGAAATGAATCAGGAACTCATGGGACTGCAGAACCGTCTCAGCTTCTCTGGATTGTTCCTCGCGACTATAACATGTGTCGTTGTCTGTCTCTTGGTTAA
- the LOC104784868 gene encoding rac-like GTP-binding protein ARAC9 isoform X1 — MSASVAATTSTTATTFIKCVTVGDGAVGKTCLLISYTSNTFPTDYVPTVFDNFSANVLVDGKTVNLGLWDTAGQEDYNRLRPLSYRGADVFILAFSLISRPSFENIAKKFVDRFLSQWVPELRHYAPTVPIVLVGTKLDLREDKQFPMNYPGACTISTEQGQELRKEIGALAYIECSSKTQQNVKTVFDAAIKVVLQPPSKTKKQKRKIGFCHVL; from the exons ATGTCAGCTTCAGTGGCtgcaacaacatcaacaacagctACAACGTTTATAAAGTGCGTCACTGTTGGCGATGGAGCTGTGGGCAAAACTTGTCTTCTTATCTCCTACACCAGCAACACTTTTCCCACT GATTATGTTCCAACAGTGTTCGACAATTTCAGTGCAAATGTTTTAGTCGATGGCAAAACTGTCAACCTTGGTCTCTGGGATACCGCTG GTCAAGAAGATTACAATAGGCTTAGACCATTGAGTTACAGAGGAGCAGATGTTTTCATTCTTGCCTTCTCACTTATTAGCAGGCCTAGCTTTGAGAACATTGCTAAAAAg TTTGTGGATCGGTTTCTTTCGCAGTGGGTTCCCGAGCTGAGACATTATGCCCCGACCGTGCCTATAGTTCTCGTTGGAACCAAATTAG ATCTAAGAGAAGACAAGCAATTCCCAATGAACTATCCTGGTGCGTGTACAATCTCCACAGAACAA GGTCAAGAACTAAGAAAGGAGATAGGAGCATTAGCTTATATAGAGTGCAGCTCAAAAACACAACAG AATGTAAAAACGGTGTTTGATGCGGCAATAAAAGTAGTCTTACAGCCTCCTTCAAAGACtaagaagcaaaagagaaagattGGGTTCTGCCATGTTCTCTGA
- the LOC104784868 gene encoding rac-like GTP-binding protein ARAC9 isoform X2, translating to MSASVAATTSTTATTFIKCVTVGDGAVGKTCLLISYTSNTFPTDYVPTVFDNFSANVLVDGKTVNLGLWDTAGQEDYNRLRPLSYRGADVFILAFSLISRPSFENIAKKWVPELRHYAPTVPIVLVGTKLDLREDKQFPMNYPGACTISTEQGQELRKEIGALAYIECSSKTQQNVKTVFDAAIKVVLQPPSKTKKQKRKIGFCHVL from the exons ATGTCAGCTTCAGTGGCtgcaacaacatcaacaacagctACAACGTTTATAAAGTGCGTCACTGTTGGCGATGGAGCTGTGGGCAAAACTTGTCTTCTTATCTCCTACACCAGCAACACTTTTCCCACT GATTATGTTCCAACAGTGTTCGACAATTTCAGTGCAAATGTTTTAGTCGATGGCAAAACTGTCAACCTTGGTCTCTGGGATACCGCTG GTCAAGAAGATTACAATAGGCTTAGACCATTGAGTTACAGAGGAGCAGATGTTTTCATTCTTGCCTTCTCACTTATTAGCAGGCCTAGCTTTGAGAACATTGCTAAAAAg TGGGTTCCCGAGCTGAGACATTATGCCCCGACCGTGCCTATAGTTCTCGTTGGAACCAAATTAG ATCTAAGAGAAGACAAGCAATTCCCAATGAACTATCCTGGTGCGTGTACAATCTCCACAGAACAA GGTCAAGAACTAAGAAAGGAGATAGGAGCATTAGCTTATATAGAGTGCAGCTCAAAAACACAACAG AATGTAAAAACGGTGTTTGATGCGGCAATAAAAGTAGTCTTACAGCCTCCTTCAAAGACtaagaagcaaaagagaaagattGGGTTCTGCCATGTTCTCTGA
- the LOC104784869 gene encoding putative casein kinase II subunit beta-4 isoform X1: MYKDRSGGGGIMGGGGSSRSEILGGGAIDRKRINDALDKHLKKTSPSSTSRAFSSKDKDSFPSTSTAKSQLGSRSPDVESDTDSEGSDVSGSEGDDTSWISWFCNLRGNEFFCEVDEDYIQDDFNLCGLSGQVPYYDYALDLILDVESSNGDMFTEEQNEMVESAAEMLYGLIHVRYILTTKGMAAMMEKYKNYDFGRCPRVFCCGQSCLPVGQSDIPRSSTVKIYCPKCEDIYYPRSKYQGNIDGAYFGTTFPHLFLMAYGNMKPQKPTQNYVPKIFGFKVHNKQ, encoded by the exons ATGTACAAGGATCggagcggaggaggaggaataaTGGGTGGTGGTGGATCATCGAGATCGGAGATCCTTGGTGGTGGAGCTATTGATCGGAAACGAATCAATGATGCTTTAGACAAACATCTTAAGAAAACTTCACCTTCTTCTACATCTAGGGCTTTCTCTTCTAAGGATAAAGATTCTTTCCCTTCTACTTCCACTGCTAAATCTCAGCTTGGTTCTCGCTCCCCTGATG TTGAATCTGATACAGATAGTGAAGGATCAGATGTGAGTGGTTCAGAAGGTGATGATACATCGTGGATCTCTTGGTTTTGTAATTTAAGAGGGAATGAGTTTTTCTGTGAAGTAGATGAAGATTATATACAAGATGATTTTAATCTCTGTGGGTTGAGTGGTCAAGTTCCTTACTATGATTATGCTCTTGATCTTATTTTGGACGTTGAATCATCAAACG GTGATATGTTTACTGAAGAACAGAATGAGATGGTAGAATCAGCTGCTGAGATGTTATATGGTCTTATTCATGTTCGTTATATTCTCACTACTAAAGGAATGGCTGCTATG ATGGAGAAGTATAAGAACTATGATTTCGGGAGATGTCCGAGAGTTTTCTGTTGTGGACAATCTTGTCTTCCGGTTGGGCAGTCTGATATCCCGAGGTCTAGCACAGTGAAGATATACTGCCCAAAATGCGAGGATATTTACTACCCGCGATCTAAATACCAAGGCA ACATTGATGGAGCTTACTTTGGAACTACTTTCCCTCATTTGTTTCTCATGGCCTATGGGAACATGAAACCGCAGAAGCCGACTCAAAACTACGTTCCTAAGATCTTTGGCTTTAAGGTACACAACAAGCAATGA
- the LOC104784869 gene encoding putative casein kinase II subunit beta-4 isoform X2, whose translation MYKDRSGGGGIMGGGGSSRSEILGGGAIDRKRINDALDKHLKKTSPSSTSRAFSSKDKDSFPSTSTAKSQLGSRSPDVESDTDSEGSDVSGSEGDDTSWISWFCNLRGNEFFCEVDEDYIQDDFNLCGLSGQVPYYDYALDLILDVESSNGDMFTEEQNEMVESAAEMLYGLIHVRYILTTKGMAAMMEKYKNYDFGRCPRVFCCGQSCLPVGQSDIPRSSTVKIYCPKCEDIYYPRSKYQDIDGAYFGTTFPHLFLMAYGNMKPQKPTQNYVPKIFGFKVHNKQ comes from the exons ATGTACAAGGATCggagcggaggaggaggaataaTGGGTGGTGGTGGATCATCGAGATCGGAGATCCTTGGTGGTGGAGCTATTGATCGGAAACGAATCAATGATGCTTTAGACAAACATCTTAAGAAAACTTCACCTTCTTCTACATCTAGGGCTTTCTCTTCTAAGGATAAAGATTCTTTCCCTTCTACTTCCACTGCTAAATCTCAGCTTGGTTCTCGCTCCCCTGATG TTGAATCTGATACAGATAGTGAAGGATCAGATGTGAGTGGTTCAGAAGGTGATGATACATCGTGGATCTCTTGGTTTTGTAATTTAAGAGGGAATGAGTTTTTCTGTGAAGTAGATGAAGATTATATACAAGATGATTTTAATCTCTGTGGGTTGAGTGGTCAAGTTCCTTACTATGATTATGCTCTTGATCTTATTTTGGACGTTGAATCATCAAACG GTGATATGTTTACTGAAGAACAGAATGAGATGGTAGAATCAGCTGCTGAGATGTTATATGGTCTTATTCATGTTCGTTATATTCTCACTACTAAAGGAATGGCTGCTATG ATGGAGAAGTATAAGAACTATGATTTCGGGAGATGTCCGAGAGTTTTCTGTTGTGGACAATCTTGTCTTCCGGTTGGGCAGTCTGATATCCCGAGGTCTAGCACAGTGAAGATATACTGCCCAAAATGCGAGGATATTTACTACCCGCGATCTAAATACCAAG ACATTGATGGAGCTTACTTTGGAACTACTTTCCCTCATTTGTTTCTCATGGCCTATGGGAACATGAAACCGCAGAAGCCGACTCAAAACTACGTTCCTAAGATCTTTGGCTTTAAGGTACACAACAAGCAATGA
- the LOC104784870 gene encoding uncharacterized protein LOC104784870 translates to MASYYSGFLSCEEPHFLESCSLCRKHLGLNSDIFMYRGDKAFCSKECREEQIESDEAKERKWRKSSRSLRKSSSSETKESVTGNTVRAGTLVVA, encoded by the exons ATGGCTTCGTATTACTCTGGTTTTTTGAGTTGTGAAGAACCACACTTTTTGGAATCTTGTTCTCTTTGCCGTAAACACCTTGGTCTTAACTCCGATATCTTCATGTACAG AGGAGACAAGGCTTTTTGTAGCAAAGAGTGTAGAGAAGAACAGATTGAATCTGATGAAGCAAAGGAGAGAAAGTGGAGAAAATCATCAAGATCTCTCCGGAAAAGCTCTTCGTCTGAAACTAAAGAATCCGTCACCGGCAACACCGTACGGGCCGGAACTCTTGTGGTTGCTTAg